A genomic segment from Acidobacteriota bacterium encodes:
- a CDS encoding SPFH domain-containing protein: MKNREVIIKDTHRGLWYEDGVLTKILEAGRYEVPDSKKTFLDELRGKRKPIVELLLVDIRERDLNIKGQEILTADKVAIRVSIIVQFRVTDARAAIHNVANYEDRLYSDVQLAARRSLASMKLEEILTNRNRLSEDILRDVKEIASSYGVAIFRADVKDLIFPGNLQEIMNRVLAAERMSQAQLVEARTKAETQKIEAQAKLEASRRDAEVQAEAQRIAAQTQTEIQALKTQSEIQSLKEREQAAKAYQEHPALLRLQELETLRELARTANARIYINFDGHAKPAQPAESQTEE; encoded by the coding sequence ATGAAAAACCGCGAAGTCATCATTAAAGATACGCATAGAGGATTGTGGTACGAAGACGGGGTTTTAACCAAAATTCTGGAAGCCGGGCGTTATGAAGTGCCGGATTCAAAGAAAACATTTTTGGATGAATTGCGGGGCAAACGAAAACCCATTGTCGAACTCCTGCTCGTTGATATACGTGAACGCGATTTGAATATTAAAGGGCAGGAGATTCTGACCGCTGACAAAGTGGCGATTCGCGTAAGCATCATCGTTCAGTTTCGCGTCACCGATGCGCGCGCCGCCATTCATAATGTCGCAAACTATGAAGACCGCCTTTACAGCGATGTGCAATTAGCCGCCCGCCGTTCATTGGCTTCAATGAAACTTGAAGAAATTCTCACCAATCGCAATCGTTTAAGCGAAGATATATTGCGCGATGTCAAAGAGATTGCTTCAAGCTATGGGGTTGCGATTTTTCGCGCCGATGTAAAAGACCTGATTTTTCCGGGCAATTTGCAAGAAATCATGAACCGCGTGCTTGCCGCCGAACGCATGAGTCAGGCGCAACTCGTAGAAGCGCGAACCAAAGCTGAAACTCAAAAAATCGAAGCCCAGGCAAAGCTCGAAGCCAGCCGACGCGACGCAGAGGTTCAAGCGGAAGCACAGCGCATCGCGGCTCAAACGCAAACCGAAATTCAGGCGCTGAAAACTCAGTCTGAAATCCAATCGCTGAAAGAGCGCGAACAGGCAGCAAAAGCTTATCAGGAACACCCGGCTTTGTTGCGGCTGCAAGAATTGGAAACTTTACGCGAACTGGCGCGAACCGCCAATGCGCGAATCTATATCAATTTTGACGGTCACGCCAAACCCGCCCAACCTGCCGAGTCACAAACCGAAGAGTAA
- a CDS encoding S9 family peptidase, translating to MRRLFFQAMMIPLVIAFVFSFKATAQSNANRLTAMDVFNLEFASDPQLSPNGKQILYVRQFADIMSDRNLSNIWIINVDGTNNRPLTTGNRSDSSPRWSSDGSKMIYVSDQDGTAQIYLRWMDNGQTAKLTNLQYPPAGINWSPDGKWISFTSFVFDKPATVANIPAPPAGAKWADPAKVIDKLIYRFNGPGYLPPGYHHVFVLPAEGGTPRQITSGNFQHGGVFRASEAVWTPDGKALLISANRNPDYEAEPVDTNIFEFSIADGTMKQLTTRKGPDSAPAISPDGKRIAYTGFDDRYQGYQVTQLYLMNRDGSNPQLLSASLDRDVGGVRWSPEGERIYFQYSDKGNTKIAYYTLDGKLTNVTNNVGGSGSAYGGGGFSLAANGQVAFTYSTPKIPSDIAVAGGSNATAKVITALNEDLFANKQLGEVEEIWYESSFDKRKIQGWIIKPPAFNPAKKYPLILEIHGGPFADYGDRFDVEKQVWAAKDYVVLYTNPRGSTSYGGEFGNLIHHAYPGNDFYDLNSGVDAVVAKGYVDAENLYVTGGSGGGVLTCWMIGRTTRFRAAVTVYPVINWYSFVLTSDIPWTAKYWFPGMPWDNAEHYEKRNLLSVVKNVKTPTMVLTGEEDYRTPMSDSEQYYQALKLLGVESVLVRVPGEPHGIRRRPSHWMAKMTFIGGWFDKHKKANP from the coding sequence ATGCGAAGGCTTTTCTTTCAAGCGATGATGATTCCACTCGTCATCGCTTTTGTTTTTTCATTCAAGGCAACCGCGCAAAGCAACGCGAACCGTTTGACGGCAATGGATGTGTTCAATCTGGAATTCGCATCCGACCCGCAACTCTCGCCAAACGGCAAACAGATTCTCTACGTGCGCCAGTTCGCGGACATCATGTCCGACAGGAATCTCTCGAATATCTGGATTATCAATGTCGATGGCACCAACAATCGCCCGCTCACCACGGGCAATCGCAGCGACTCGTCGCCGCGTTGGTCGTCCGACGGCAGCAAAATGATTTATGTTTCTGACCAGGACGGCACCGCGCAAATCTATTTGCGCTGGATGGACAACGGACAGACTGCAAAGCTCACAAATTTGCAATACCCGCCAGCCGGTATCAACTGGTCGCCTGATGGCAAATGGATTTCTTTCACAAGCTTTGTGTTCGATAAACCGGCAACGGTTGCGAACATCCCCGCGCCGCCTGCGGGAGCCAAATGGGCTGACCCTGCAAAAGTCATTGATAAACTTATCTATCGTTTCAATGGGCCAGGTTACTTGCCGCCCGGTTATCATCACGTTTTCGTGTTGCCCGCAGAAGGCGGCACGCCGCGTCAAATCACCAGCGGCAATTTTCAACACGGCGGCGTTTTTCGCGCCAGCGAAGCCGTGTGGACGCCCGATGGTAAAGCGCTCTTGATTTCCGCCAATCGCAATCCCGATTATGAAGCCGAGCCGGTGGATACCAACATCTTTGAATTTTCGATTGCCGATGGCACGATGAAACAACTCACCACACGCAAGGGACCCGATTCGGCTCCGGCAATTTCGCCCGACGGCAAACGCATCGCTTACACGGGATTCGATGACCGCTATCAAGGCTATCAAGTCACCCAGCTTTACCTGATGAATCGCGATGGCAGCAATCCGCAACTTCTTTCTGCAAGTCTCGATAGAGATGTTGGCGGGGTGCGATGGTCGCCCGAAGGTGAGCGCATTTACTTTCAATACTCCGACAAAGGCAATACGAAAATCGCTTACTACACGCTTGACGGAAAACTCACCAATGTAACCAACAACGTCGGCGGCAGCGGCTCGGCTTATGGTGGCGGCGGGTTTTCGCTTGCAGCAAACGGGCAAGTGGCGTTCACCTATTCAACGCCGAAAATCCCTTCGGACATTGCGGTCGCCGGTGGCAGCAATGCAACCGCCAAAGTCATCACCGCGTTGAATGAAGATTTGTTTGCCAATAAACAACTCGGCGAAGTCGAAGAAATCTGGTACGAATCTTCATTCGATAAACGCAAAATTCAAGGCTGGATTATCAAACCACCGGCGTTCAATCCGGCGAAAAAGTATCCGTTGATTTTGGAAATTCATGGCGGACCGTTTGCCGATTATGGCGACCGCTTCGATGTTGAAAAGCAGGTGTGGGCGGCAAAAGATTACGTCGTGCTTTATACCAACCCGCGCGGCTCGACGAGCTACGGTGGGGAATTTGGCAACCTGATTCATCACGCCTATCCGGGCAACGATTTTTACGATTTGAATTCGGGTGTCGATGCGGTGGTCGCGAAAGGTTACGTGGATGCAGAAAATTTATATGTCACGGGCGGCAGCGGCGGGGGTGTGCTGACCTGCTGGATGATTGGTCGCACCACACGGTTTCGCGCAGCGGTAACCGTCTATCCGGTGATTAACTGGTATAGCTTCGTGCTCACATCCGATATTCCCTGGACAGCGAAATACTGGTTTCCGGGAATGCCCTGGGATAACGCCGAACATTACGAAAAACGCAATCTGTTGTCGGTGGTCAAAAATGTCAAAACGCCGACGATGGTGCTCACCGGTGAAGAAGACTATCGCACCCCGATGTCGGATTCCGAGCAGTATTATCAGGCTTTGAAATTGCTCGGCGTTGAAAGCGTACTGGTGCGCGTGCCCGGCGAACCGCATGGCATACGGCGGCGTCCGAGTCACTGGATGGCGAAGATGACCTTTATCGGCGGCTGGTTCGATAAACACAAAAAAGCCAACCCTTAG
- a CDS encoding VOC family protein, which yields MLPIRGIYEVAIRVKDLAAAEKFYREVLELEVGLRDERRNWLFLRAGGEDGMIVLQQDPEHFHPQHFAFTVAESDIERAAALLKERGVEVDGTHFHEWMPAKSIYFTDPDGNDLELCAPLKPA from the coding sequence ATGTTACCGATTCGTGGAATTTATGAAGTGGCGATTCGCGTGAAGGATTTAGCCGCCGCCGAAAAATTTTATCGTGAAGTGCTGGAACTCGAAGTCGGTCTTCGCGATGAGCGGCGCAACTGGCTGTTTTTACGCGCCGGTGGTGAAGACGGCATGATTGTTTTGCAGCAAGACCCTGAGCATTTCCATCCCCAGCATTTCGCATTCACGGTTGCCGAAAGCGATATTGAACGCGCTGCCGCCCTGCTCAAAGAGCGCGGCGTCGAAGTTGACGGCACACACTTTCACGAATGGATGCCCGCAAAATCCATTTATTTCACAGACCCCGATGGCAATGACCTGGAGCTTTGCGCGCCGCTGAAACCAGCTTAA